One window of the Nicotiana tabacum cultivar K326 chromosome 4, ASM71507v2, whole genome shotgun sequence genome contains the following:
- the LOC107785897 gene encoding kinesin-like protein KIN-7F isoform X2: protein MGAIGGEELMKWEKMQGTALSGEEKILVLVRLRPLSEKEIARNEASDWECINETTIFYRNSFQETSGLPTAYTFDKVFRGDCTTREVYEGGTKDIALSVVRGINSTIFAYGQTSSGKTYTMNGITEYTVADIYDYMKKHEERSFVLKFSAMEIYNEVVRDLLSSDSTPLRMLDDPENGTIIEKLTEETLLDWDHLKELLSICEAQRQTGETYLNKASSRSHQILRLTIESSAREFIGKENKTTLAASVNFVDLAGSERASQALSVGQRLKEGCHINRSLLTLGTVIRKLGMGRHGHVNYRDSKLTRILQPALGGNARTAIVCTLSPVQSHTEQSRNTLLFASCAKEVTTNAQANVVMSDKALVKHLQKELARLESEIRTPITACDHVALLRKKDQQIEKLENEMRELTKQRNLAQSRVEDLLQMFGNDKISSQRGASSLLPKSLEGNMFGDECSVSDSIAKAESYNRDSESDATSYAIPAQCSGNFGLHYRHQRSKNFAFVTGEDSDDFCKEVQCIEVDEPGGNRTFESFSLSNNENGERISPPSSNGHVDHRELSPLSHGQASSTRNCFPHGPLGQKMHDKQKTTDSLARFHPLDSSPCALSTSISGSINVKLTRSRSSRENLMIGSFSPESGIVEQRETTPTDEQERDFPGSPEGLQRKHWKYPPLIYGKTRPKLSRNNSQSSNCSAFMDELKSGSNAPGDEDIPSVDTFVAGLKEMAKLEYDNQLHNQRNSMSINIIDRSNHLEKLVFILNFVLIRCILISVLGSRFWEVEKEYKKCRIGSYARLIGSSFRLAS, encoded by the exons ATGGGGGCTATTGGTGGTGAAGAACTGATGAAGTGGGAGAAAATGCAAGGGACGGCACTGAGTGGTGAAGAGAAGATTCTGGTTTTGGTGAGGTTGAGGCCTCTGAGTGAGAAGGAAATTGCAAGGAATGAAGCTTCTGATTGGGAATGCATCAATGAAACCACCATTTTCTATAGGAACAGTTTCCAGGAGACGTCTGGACTTCCAACTGCTTATACTTTCG ACAAAGTGTTTAGGGGAGACTGCACAACAAGGGAAGTGTACGAAGGAGGAACAAAGGATATTGCCCTTTCAGTTGTCAGGGGAATCAACT CAACTATCTTTGCTTATGGACAAACAAGCAGCGGAAAGACATACACCATGAATGGAATTACTGAGTATACAGTGGCAGATATATACGACTACATGAAAAAG CATGAAGAAAGATCTTTTGTTTTAAAGTTTTCTGCTATGGAGATTTACAACGAAGTTGTTAGAGACCTCCTCAGTTCAGATAGTACGCCGCTAAGAATGCTCGATGATCCTGAG AACGGGACCATCATTGAGAAACTCACAGAAGAAACTTTACTGGACTGGGATCATCTCAAAGAGCTCTTATCCATCTGTGAAG CTCAAAGACAAACCGGGGAGACCTATCTTAACAAAGCTAGTTCCAGGTCTCATCAAATTCTTAGATTG ACAATTGAAAGTTCAGCTCGTGAGTTTATAGGGAAGGAGAACAAAACAACTCTTGCTGCGAGTGTG AACTTTGTTGATCTGGCGGGAAGTGAACGTGCATCTCAGGCGCTGTCTGTTGGGCAAAGACTGAAAGAAGGCTGTCATATTAATCGCAGTTTACTGACCCTAGGAACTGTCATTCGCAAGCTCGG CATGGGAAGACATGGGCATGTGAACTACAGGGACTCTAAGCTAACACGTATCCTTCAACCTGCGTTAGGAGGCAACGCGAGAACTGCCATTGTTTGCACTCTGAGCCCTGTACAGAGTCATACTGAGCAATCTCGAAATACACTTTTATTTGCCAGCTGCGCCAAAGAAGTGACTACTAATGCGCAGGCCAATGTAGTCATGTCCGACAAGGCGTTGGTGAAGCATCTACAGAAAGAGTTAGCTAGATTAGAGAGCGAAATAAGAACTCCTATAACTGCTTGTGATCATGTGGCATTGCTGAGGAAGAAAGATCAGCAGATTGAAAAG TTAGAGAATGAAATGAGGGAATTAACTAAGCAGCGTAATCTTGCTCAATCCCGGGTTGAGGATTTGCTGCAGATGTTTGGAAATGATAAAATTTCCAGCCAAAGG GGTGCATCAAGTCTACTTCCTAAATCACTAGAAGGGAACATGTTTGGAGATGAATGCTCAGTATCTGACTCAATAGCTAAAGCTGAGTCATATAACAGGGACAGTGAAAGTGATGCCACATCCTATGCTATACCTGCTCAATGTAGTGGTAACTTTGGTTTGCATTATCGACATCAAAGGAGCAAAAATTTTGCTTTTGTGACAGGAGAAGATTCTGATGACTTTTGCAAGGAAGTTCAATGTATTGAGGTGGATGAGCCTGGTGGAAATAGAACCTTTGAATCCTTTAGCTTATCAAACAACGAGAATGGAGAAAGAATATCTCCTCCTTCCAGCAATGGACATGTTGACCATAGGGAGCTATCACCACTGTCTCATGGACAAGCAAGCAGCACTAGAAATTGCTTTCCTCATGGGCCTTTGGGGCAGAAAATGCATGACAAACAGAAGACTACAGATTCTCTTGCCAGATTTCACCCTCTTGATTCATCTCCATGTGCCCTTTCAACTAGTATATCAGGTTCTATAAACGTGAAATTAACAAGAAGCAGGAGCTCTAGAGAAAATCTAATGATTGGCTCGTTTTCACCTGAATCTGGGATAGTAGAACAAAGAGAGACTACCCCAACTGACGAGCAAGAGAGAGATTTTCCAGGTAGCCCTGAAGGCCTCCAAAGGAAGCACTGGAAATATCCTCCATTAATTTACGGGAAAACCAGACCTAAATTGTCAAGAAACAATTCACAGTCCTCTAACTGTAGCGCTTTCATGGATGAGCTAAAAAGTGGCAGCAACGCCCCTGGAGATGAGGATATCCCAAGTGTTGACACTTTTGTGGCAGGCCTGAAGGAGATGGCTAAGCTTGAGTATGATAATCAACTGCACAATCAG AGAAATTCAATGTCAATAAACATCATAGACCGGAGTAATCACTTGGAAAAGCTGGTCTTTATCCTGAACTTTGTCCTCATTAGATGCATACTGATATCTGTGCTAGGCTCAAGATTCTGGGAAGTCGAAAAGGAATATAAAAAATGTCGGATTGGATCCTATGCCAGACTCATTGGAAGTTCCTTCAGATTGGCCTCTTGA
- the LOC107785897 gene encoding kinesin-like protein KIN-7E isoform X1: MGAIGGEELMKWEKMQGTALSGEEKILVLVRLRPLSEKEIARNEASDWECINETTIFYRNSFQETSGLPTAYTFDKVFRGDCTTREVYEGGTKDIALSVVRGINSTIFAYGQTSSGKTYTMNGITEYTVADIYDYMKKHEERSFVLKFSAMEIYNEVVRDLLSSDSTPLRMLDDPENGTIIEKLTEETLLDWDHLKELLSICEAQRQTGETYLNKASSRSHQILRLTIESSAREFIGKENKTTLAASVNFVDLAGSERASQALSVGQRLKEGCHINRSLLTLGTVIRKLGMGRHGHVNYRDSKLTRILQPALGGNARTAIVCTLSPVQSHTEQSRNTLLFASCAKEVTTNAQANVVMSDKALVKHLQKELARLESEIRTPITACDHVALLRKKDQQIEKLENEMRELTKQRNLAQSRVEDLLQMFGNDKISSQRGASSLLPKSLEGNMFGDECSVSDSIAKAESYNRDSESDATSYAIPAQCSGNFGLHYRHQRSKNFAFVTGEDSDDFCKEVQCIEVDEPGGNRTFESFSLSNNENGERISPPSSNGHVDHRELSPLSHGQASSTRNCFPHGPLGQKMHDKQKTTDSLARFHPLDSSPCALSTSISGSINVKLTRSRSSRENLMIGSFSPESGIVEQRETTPTDEQERDFPGSPEGLQRKHWKYPPLIYGKTRPKLSRNNSQSSNCSAFMDELKSGSNAPGDEDIPSVDTFVAGLKEMAKLEYDNQLHNQAQDSGKSKRNIKNVGLDPMPDSLEVPSDWPLEFGKLQKRIIELWQTCHISLIHRTYFFLLFKGDPLDSIYMEVEVRRLSFLKETFLKGNSSFQGGQTVSLASSLKALCRERATVSRLIYKRFPGDERNEIFHEWGIKLSSKRRRHQLIHRLWSDTDMNHVMESAAIVAKLIKFSEQAPALKEMFGLSIIPPPRIVNDVLRLEEQYGISTVSFWNCGGKK, from the exons ATGGGGGCTATTGGTGGTGAAGAACTGATGAAGTGGGAGAAAATGCAAGGGACGGCACTGAGTGGTGAAGAGAAGATTCTGGTTTTGGTGAGGTTGAGGCCTCTGAGTGAGAAGGAAATTGCAAGGAATGAAGCTTCTGATTGGGAATGCATCAATGAAACCACCATTTTCTATAGGAACAGTTTCCAGGAGACGTCTGGACTTCCAACTGCTTATACTTTCG ACAAAGTGTTTAGGGGAGACTGCACAACAAGGGAAGTGTACGAAGGAGGAACAAAGGATATTGCCCTTTCAGTTGTCAGGGGAATCAACT CAACTATCTTTGCTTATGGACAAACAAGCAGCGGAAAGACATACACCATGAATGGAATTACTGAGTATACAGTGGCAGATATATACGACTACATGAAAAAG CATGAAGAAAGATCTTTTGTTTTAAAGTTTTCTGCTATGGAGATTTACAACGAAGTTGTTAGAGACCTCCTCAGTTCAGATAGTACGCCGCTAAGAATGCTCGATGATCCTGAG AACGGGACCATCATTGAGAAACTCACAGAAGAAACTTTACTGGACTGGGATCATCTCAAAGAGCTCTTATCCATCTGTGAAG CTCAAAGACAAACCGGGGAGACCTATCTTAACAAAGCTAGTTCCAGGTCTCATCAAATTCTTAGATTG ACAATTGAAAGTTCAGCTCGTGAGTTTATAGGGAAGGAGAACAAAACAACTCTTGCTGCGAGTGTG AACTTTGTTGATCTGGCGGGAAGTGAACGTGCATCTCAGGCGCTGTCTGTTGGGCAAAGACTGAAAGAAGGCTGTCATATTAATCGCAGTTTACTGACCCTAGGAACTGTCATTCGCAAGCTCGG CATGGGAAGACATGGGCATGTGAACTACAGGGACTCTAAGCTAACACGTATCCTTCAACCTGCGTTAGGAGGCAACGCGAGAACTGCCATTGTTTGCACTCTGAGCCCTGTACAGAGTCATACTGAGCAATCTCGAAATACACTTTTATTTGCCAGCTGCGCCAAAGAAGTGACTACTAATGCGCAGGCCAATGTAGTCATGTCCGACAAGGCGTTGGTGAAGCATCTACAGAAAGAGTTAGCTAGATTAGAGAGCGAAATAAGAACTCCTATAACTGCTTGTGATCATGTGGCATTGCTGAGGAAGAAAGATCAGCAGATTGAAAAG TTAGAGAATGAAATGAGGGAATTAACTAAGCAGCGTAATCTTGCTCAATCCCGGGTTGAGGATTTGCTGCAGATGTTTGGAAATGATAAAATTTCCAGCCAAAGG GGTGCATCAAGTCTACTTCCTAAATCACTAGAAGGGAACATGTTTGGAGATGAATGCTCAGTATCTGACTCAATAGCTAAAGCTGAGTCATATAACAGGGACAGTGAAAGTGATGCCACATCCTATGCTATACCTGCTCAATGTAGTGGTAACTTTGGTTTGCATTATCGACATCAAAGGAGCAAAAATTTTGCTTTTGTGACAGGAGAAGATTCTGATGACTTTTGCAAGGAAGTTCAATGTATTGAGGTGGATGAGCCTGGTGGAAATAGAACCTTTGAATCCTTTAGCTTATCAAACAACGAGAATGGAGAAAGAATATCTCCTCCTTCCAGCAATGGACATGTTGACCATAGGGAGCTATCACCACTGTCTCATGGACAAGCAAGCAGCACTAGAAATTGCTTTCCTCATGGGCCTTTGGGGCAGAAAATGCATGACAAACAGAAGACTACAGATTCTCTTGCCAGATTTCACCCTCTTGATTCATCTCCATGTGCCCTTTCAACTAGTATATCAGGTTCTATAAACGTGAAATTAACAAGAAGCAGGAGCTCTAGAGAAAATCTAATGATTGGCTCGTTTTCACCTGAATCTGGGATAGTAGAACAAAGAGAGACTACCCCAACTGACGAGCAAGAGAGAGATTTTCCAGGTAGCCCTGAAGGCCTCCAAAGGAAGCACTGGAAATATCCTCCATTAATTTACGGGAAAACCAGACCTAAATTGTCAAGAAACAATTCACAGTCCTCTAACTGTAGCGCTTTCATGGATGAGCTAAAAAGTGGCAGCAACGCCCCTGGAGATGAGGATATCCCAAGTGTTGACACTTTTGTGGCAGGCCTGAAGGAGATGGCTAAGCTTGAGTATGATAATCAACTGCACAATCAG GCTCAAGATTCTGGGAAGTCGAAAAGGAATATAAAAAATGTCGGATTGGATCCTATGCCAGACTCATTGGAAGTTCCTTCAGATTGGCCTCTTGAATTTGGGAAGCTGCAAAAAAGGATAATTGAACTTTGGCAGACTTGCCATATTTCATTGATCCACAGGACATATTTCTTCCTGCTGTTTAAAGGTGACCCTTTGGACTCTATTTACATGGAGGTCGAGGTAAGAAGACTTTCATTCCTGAAGGAGACATTTCTCAAAGGAAATTCATCTTTTCAAGGTGGTCAGACAGTCAGTCTTGCGTCAAG CCTCAAAGCTCTTTGCCGTGAGAGAGCTACGGTAAGCAGGCTCATATATAAAAGGTTTCCAGGAGATGAGAGAAATGAGATCTTCCATGAATGGGGCATAAAGTTAAGCTCCAAAAGGAGGAGACACCAACTGATTCATCGTTTGTGGAGCGACACAGATATGAATCACGTGATGGAAAGTGCTGCAATTGTTGCAAAGCTGATTAAGTTCTCTGAGCAGGCGCCTGCTCTAAAGGAGATGTTTGGGCTTAGCATCATACCTCCTCCACGCATCGTTAACGATGTCCTTAGGCTGGAAGAACAGTATGGCATCTCTACTGTAAGCTTCTGGAACTGTGGTGGGAAGAAATGA
- the LOC107785897 gene encoding putative inactive kinesin-like protein KIN-7B isoform X3, protein MILRTGPSLRNSQKKLYWTGIISKSSYPSVKAAQRQTGETYLNKASSRSHQILRLTIESSAREFIGKENKTTLAASVNFVDLAGSERASQALSVGQRLKEGCHINRSLLTLGTVIRKLGMGRHGHVNYRDSKLTRILQPALGGNARTAIVCTLSPVQSHTEQSRNTLLFASCAKEVTTNAQANVVMSDKALVKHLQKELARLESEIRTPITACDHVALLRKKDQQIEKLENEMRELTKQRNLAQSRVEDLLQMFGNDKISSQRGASSLLPKSLEGNMFGDECSVSDSIAKAESYNRDSESDATSYAIPAQCSGNFGLHYRHQRSKNFAFVTGEDSDDFCKEVQCIEVDEPGGNRTFESFSLSNNENGERISPPSSNGHVDHRELSPLSHGQASSTRNCFPHGPLGQKMHDKQKTTDSLARFHPLDSSPCALSTSISGSINVKLTRSRSSRENLMIGSFSPESGIVEQRETTPTDEQERDFPGSPEGLQRKHWKYPPLIYGKTRPKLSRNNSQSSNCSAFMDELKSGSNAPGDEDIPSVDTFVAGLKEMAKLEYDNQLHNQAQDSGKSKRNIKNVGLDPMPDSLEVPSDWPLEFGKLQKRIIELWQTCHISLIHRTYFFLLFKGDPLDSIYMEVEVRRLSFLKETFLKGNSSFQGGQTVSLASSLKALCRERATVSRLIYKRFPGDERNEIFHEWGIKLSSKRRRHQLIHRLWSDTDMNHVMESAAIVAKLIKFSEQAPALKEMFGLSIIPPPRIVNDVLRLEEQYGISTVSFWNCGGKK, encoded by the exons ATGATCCTGAG AACGGGACCATCATTGAGAAACTCACAGAAGAAACTTTACTGGACTGGGATCATCTCAAAGAGCTCTTATCCATCTGTGAAGGCAG CTCAAAGACAAACCGGGGAGACCTATCTTAACAAAGCTAGTTCCAGGTCTCATCAAATTCTTAGATTG ACAATTGAAAGTTCAGCTCGTGAGTTTATAGGGAAGGAGAACAAAACAACTCTTGCTGCGAGTGTG AACTTTGTTGATCTGGCGGGAAGTGAACGTGCATCTCAGGCGCTGTCTGTTGGGCAAAGACTGAAAGAAGGCTGTCATATTAATCGCAGTTTACTGACCCTAGGAACTGTCATTCGCAAGCTCGG CATGGGAAGACATGGGCATGTGAACTACAGGGACTCTAAGCTAACACGTATCCTTCAACCTGCGTTAGGAGGCAACGCGAGAACTGCCATTGTTTGCACTCTGAGCCCTGTACAGAGTCATACTGAGCAATCTCGAAATACACTTTTATTTGCCAGCTGCGCCAAAGAAGTGACTACTAATGCGCAGGCCAATGTAGTCATGTCCGACAAGGCGTTGGTGAAGCATCTACAGAAAGAGTTAGCTAGATTAGAGAGCGAAATAAGAACTCCTATAACTGCTTGTGATCATGTGGCATTGCTGAGGAAGAAAGATCAGCAGATTGAAAAG TTAGAGAATGAAATGAGGGAATTAACTAAGCAGCGTAATCTTGCTCAATCCCGGGTTGAGGATTTGCTGCAGATGTTTGGAAATGATAAAATTTCCAGCCAAAGG GGTGCATCAAGTCTACTTCCTAAATCACTAGAAGGGAACATGTTTGGAGATGAATGCTCAGTATCTGACTCAATAGCTAAAGCTGAGTCATATAACAGGGACAGTGAAAGTGATGCCACATCCTATGCTATACCTGCTCAATGTAGTGGTAACTTTGGTTTGCATTATCGACATCAAAGGAGCAAAAATTTTGCTTTTGTGACAGGAGAAGATTCTGATGACTTTTGCAAGGAAGTTCAATGTATTGAGGTGGATGAGCCTGGTGGAAATAGAACCTTTGAATCCTTTAGCTTATCAAACAACGAGAATGGAGAAAGAATATCTCCTCCTTCCAGCAATGGACATGTTGACCATAGGGAGCTATCACCACTGTCTCATGGACAAGCAAGCAGCACTAGAAATTGCTTTCCTCATGGGCCTTTGGGGCAGAAAATGCATGACAAACAGAAGACTACAGATTCTCTTGCCAGATTTCACCCTCTTGATTCATCTCCATGTGCCCTTTCAACTAGTATATCAGGTTCTATAAACGTGAAATTAACAAGAAGCAGGAGCTCTAGAGAAAATCTAATGATTGGCTCGTTTTCACCTGAATCTGGGATAGTAGAACAAAGAGAGACTACCCCAACTGACGAGCAAGAGAGAGATTTTCCAGGTAGCCCTGAAGGCCTCCAAAGGAAGCACTGGAAATATCCTCCATTAATTTACGGGAAAACCAGACCTAAATTGTCAAGAAACAATTCACAGTCCTCTAACTGTAGCGCTTTCATGGATGAGCTAAAAAGTGGCAGCAACGCCCCTGGAGATGAGGATATCCCAAGTGTTGACACTTTTGTGGCAGGCCTGAAGGAGATGGCTAAGCTTGAGTATGATAATCAACTGCACAATCAG GCTCAAGATTCTGGGAAGTCGAAAAGGAATATAAAAAATGTCGGATTGGATCCTATGCCAGACTCATTGGAAGTTCCTTCAGATTGGCCTCTTGAATTTGGGAAGCTGCAAAAAAGGATAATTGAACTTTGGCAGACTTGCCATATTTCATTGATCCACAGGACATATTTCTTCCTGCTGTTTAAAGGTGACCCTTTGGACTCTATTTACATGGAGGTCGAGGTAAGAAGACTTTCATTCCTGAAGGAGACATTTCTCAAAGGAAATTCATCTTTTCAAGGTGGTCAGACAGTCAGTCTTGCGTCAAG CCTCAAAGCTCTTTGCCGTGAGAGAGCTACGGTAAGCAGGCTCATATATAAAAGGTTTCCAGGAGATGAGAGAAATGAGATCTTCCATGAATGGGGCATAAAGTTAAGCTCCAAAAGGAGGAGACACCAACTGATTCATCGTTTGTGGAGCGACACAGATATGAATCACGTGATGGAAAGTGCTGCAATTGTTGCAAAGCTGATTAAGTTCTCTGAGCAGGCGCCTGCTCTAAAGGAGATGTTTGGGCTTAGCATCATACCTCCTCCACGCATCGTTAACGATGTCCTTAGGCTGGAAGAACAGTATGGCATCTCTACTGTAAGCTTCTGGAACTGTGGTGGGAAGAAATGA